The stretch of DNA TTAAACGCTCAGAAGTTTAGTTATTTGAAGTTTTTTTTAAATACTCTCTATGCATTCAGGATTTTAGCCATTGCAAAACTTTTTCATAAAAAAACAGTTAAGAACACCTGTAGTTTTGGACCAATGAAAAAGAAATTAAACCAGAAGTCTGCAGCGTTTGCCTGTAAATATCTGTTCGATGTGGTGTCTGCAAGAGAGACGAAAAGTCGTGATGCTCTCATTTATGATGCAAAAGTAAAAAAAGAGATTATTTTATCGCCAGATATTGCAAATATGATGACATTCTCAAAGGATAAAATATCTGGTGAGAAAAAAGTAGGAATCTCTACCAGTCACCAGATAATCCGGCAATGGAAAGGAGAAACAGGGTATATTGAATGTATAGTAAATTTATGCAGACATATTTCTCAGACATCTGGAATGCCGATTGTTTTAATTCCCAATGAAATTCAGCCGTTATCTGATATGGATGATATTGTCGTGTCAAGGAAAATTCAAGATATATTAAAAAAAGAAGATATTCCTGTTGAAATCATCGATTCGGCCCATATGTCTAGTAAACAATTAAAAAACATCATCGCATCCTGTGAGGTCCTTATTGCAAGCAGATATCATTCATGTGTTGCTGCTTTGTCTTCTGGAGTTCCAACCCTTGTTGTTGGATGGCACTACAAATATGAAGAACTTCTCCACTGGTATGGTCAGGATGAATGGGGGATATCAGCTGACGAATGTACTTCAGAAAAACTGATTTCAACCTTTAATTCATTCTGGGAAAGCAGAGATAAATCTAAAAGTATAATTGTCGCCAAATATCCTGAAGTGAGAAAAGTGGTTCTTGAAACCGGAAAAAGACTGTTCCAAAAAAACGGTGATGTATGATAATAAATAACATCTCCAACATCTCAAGCAATGCACTTTGCACTGCCTGCGGGGCATGTGCCGGTATCTGTCCATCAAATGCAATTGAAATTGTTACAAACACTGCCGGATATCTTGCTGCAGTTATTAACACCAAATTGTGTATCGATTGCGGGAAGTGTGCGAAAATATGTCCAAGTAATCCAGAAAACAAACCTTCAATTGAGACAGATGACATTTTTCATGGGGTATGTCTTGCAGGATATGTGGGGTGTGCAAGTGATAATATCATCAGACAAAGATCACAGAGTGGTGGAATTGTAACAGCATTGCTCTGCTATCTTTTCGAACAAAAAGAAATTGAAGGTGCAATAGTAAACAATCTAAATCCGGAAACAAAAAGACCTCAAGCAGTTTTTGCATCATCAATGTCTGAGATAATTGAGGCAAGTGGATCATATTATGCCCAGTCATCTGTTGTTAAAACAATTCTTGAACATTCTGACAAAAAATCCGCAGCCGTTGTTCTGGGGTGCCAGGCTGAAAGTCTTCAATTGATTCGGGAAAAATATCCAAATATCAATTTACCGACATATACCATTGGTCTGGTTTGTGCAGGCCAGTACAGCGGGGATATGATTGATGATTTAATTGAGCAAAGTGGATGTGATGGCGAAAAAATATCGGAATTCCGGTTCAGGGATAAACGTGTTGGCTGGCCTGGCGATGTTCATGTCAAAACTCCTAGTGGCGATTATTGGCTTCCAAAGGAAAGACGGCATAGCTTAAAGCAGGTCTATGAACTGCATCGCTGTATGGTCTGTTACGACCAGATGAACATATTCTGTGATATTGTATGCGGGGATCCATGGGGTATTTCTCATAAACAAAATCCTGAAGGGTATACGGTTGTTATTGCCAGAACAACGAAGGGAAAAAAAATCCTGGAATCTGCTGCTAAAGATGGAGCAGTTATACTCGAAGAACTATCGCCGGAAGACATTCTCCGTGGTCAGACCGTTGATGGAAGGCATAAAACGAAATTCTATAATGCCCGTGATATTTTCCGTGAGCATAAATGGTTGTTCCCATACCCGGATGATGATTTCAATAATATTCCATATGCCTCTGTGGAAAACAAAATTAAAATGCAAGGGGAATTAAATGAAAGATTAATATATACGCGTGATCTGTATCTGACTCCAGATAGGGAAGAGTATCTCAGAAAAATTATATTGAAAAAGAAAGAGTTACAGGGAAATATTCTTCGGCACCTGAAAGAGAAGATCAAGCGTTTTGGAAGGGTTATTCTAAGGTAAATATCTTTTAAACGGTGTTCATTCCAATAAATCTTTAAATGTTTGTATTAATTGACGATGTAAAGTTAGATATTGCTTTTAAGTTTAGTCCAATCATAATAATATACATTATAACGATAATCAGTGAATAGGCAATAAGCGTTGTTAAAACATCCGCTCCAAGCACTTTGCACATGTAAAACCCGATAATTACCGCTAACGTACGAGTAATATCGAAGATGAGCTTCCAGTTGTTATACCCATATATATGCAAAAATGATGTCGGAGAGCAAACAAACGCCGCTATAACCATCAACGCCAGCGGCCAGCAATACCACCCTACTTCTGTCCATGCCTCTCCAAATATAATAGGAACAACAAAAGGAGCACATAATGCCGGGACACCTATCAGAGGAATACCAACCACTGTAAGATGTCGAAGCGTCTGTATGTAGAGTGTCCGAAGCTCCCGCGATTTCTCCCGCACCATCTTTGACGCTTCACCAAGGTACGCCTGCCCCATTGATCCAGATATGACATTGCCAGGTAGCACCACCAGTATATGGGCAAGTGCATAGAACCCTACAACCTGTGAGTCATAGAGGGCCAGCAGCATAAGTGGTGGGAGTTGCAATGACATGGTGTTGATAATGGAGGCTGGGAAATTAAATACAGGAAAACTTTTGTACGTTTTTGCAACATTGATCATACCGTTAAGGGATATTGTTTTGAGGCTCTCCTGTTCCTTCCTCCACATGACGCGAGCAAGTGTACCAATTCCAGCGATCTGAGAGACGATATGGCCGATTATCAGCCCTGTAGTTCCAAAAGAGAGAATGCCGAGGAAGATTTTGCAGGTCGAACCTCCGGCACCTTGGTTAATCTTTGTATAGGTGATCCTCTTGTAATCCCTCCGCCGGATAGCCCAGTAATTCAAGATGTTATAGAGCCCCATTCCAAAGAAACCTGCAAGAAGAAACCAGATATACTGCTCGATAGGACCTATATCAAAAATATAGATTAAAAGTTCTTTTCCAAAAAGGAGAGTGAGCGCAAAACCTGCTGTTGTAAGGCAGAGGAGCATCAAGCACAAGCCAAAGAGATTTACTGCATCTTCATCTTCTTTTGGCAATGTATAGGCAAATTCGTACCGGAGAGTGGCGCCGATCCCGAAAATTGCCAATAATGAAGAGTAAACTGCAAGAATTCCCAGATCAGATGGTGTGTAGAGGCGCGTGATGATCGGCATTGAGATGATGCCGATCACCTGGGCAACCGCGGTGCCGCTGCCGAGAATGAGTGCTCCTTTGTAGAGTGGATTATTCAAAATAAACACGATTGCTCGGGTGGCATATGTGTTTCTCTTCACGATTGGAATGAGATGGGAAAAGAAATTGGTTACTCCTCGTTCGTGCTGTTTGCCTGTCATTTACTCTTGGCTCATAGGCCCCTCAATGTGCCGGAAGTATGCTCTCTCATCGATTTTCATCTGGATGTGGACGATCTTGTTTCCATATAATTTTTTTTATCTCAAATGATTGCGGGATACTCTATCTTTACAGGATATCTGAGGTGTAACGTAGTTTGCTGAAATATTGGAGTGGCCCAATAGTATTATAATTGGTTTAAATATATAATCGATTATGAATATTCTTCTTTTAGACATCCACCCTCCAGAGGACAGCCGGATAAAACGGCATATCAGGTATCTGCTGGATGAGGGTTTTAACGTGTATAGCATCAACATCAATCGCCACTATAAGGATCTTGAAGAAGGGGCTTTTTCAAGAGCTGGAGAATCAGGTTACAGAAAAAACCTCTCTCCTGATCAGAAAGGAATGCTCAGAACGCTGCGCCACAACAGCTACCTCCTCTCCTCCAGCATAACGAATGATATTTTTCATATGCTGCAGACGATGGGGATGAATCTCGATCTCTTTACCATCATACATGTTCATGATCCCTGTCTTCTCCCGGCAGCAAAAAAGTTAAAAAAGCGGTTTGAAGAGGCAAAAATTGTGTATGACCGGCACGAAGCATATGAGAAATATGATATGCCCATCCCGATTTTGGGGAGAAAAATCACTCAGGTGCATCGATCTTTTGAAAAAATGGCTTCTCGCTCTGTAGATGGTGTTGTTACCATATCAGATGACTATGTGACCAGGTGCAGAGAATTTTTCCCGAATGCTATCGTGACCGCTGTTCCAAATTTTTCAAATTCGAATGATTATTCTTCAGAAGTCATTACATCAAAGATTTCCTGCTATGAAGCAGGTTCTGTTACAGATCTGGTCTATTTTGGCTCTTTAGGAAATGAACTGGATAGGGATATTGATCTCATCATGAGAATAGCAGAGGACACCCTCAGCCATTTTCAGAATGTGAGGTTCTTCATGGGAGGCCATACAAATAATGAATTATTATTAATGCATTTTAACCGACTCTCTCAAGAGTATCCGGGTCGTTTCCAGTATCTGGGATACACCCCCAGATCTGATGTCGCTTCGATAACTCAGGGCGCACATATCGGTTTTTTCTTATTGCGGCCTGATGCCCTGTACTGGGTTAAATGCTCGCCCAATAAAATCTTTGAATATCTTGCCTGCGGAGTGATCCCCGTAATCAGAGCAGATTGCTACTATTCAGATGATCTTGCTTCATGCTCGTTGATGTATGATAAATCTGCACCGGATGAAAATATTATTCTTGGAGTACGGGAGTTGATCAGCAGGCCCGATCTGGTAAAAGGTATGATGGAAAGGGCGTTTAATTTGCATACAAAATTTTCATTTGAAAGCGTACAGGCACGGTATCTTCAATTATATCAGGGCCTTCAAGGTAATCTGAATGAGGGTGGTTAAATCTCTGTGCCTGAGAGTGCCCCTCATCCTCGTGCCATGAGAGGATCGATCTCCTGCACACATTCATCCTTCAAGGTGTGAGCGGGAACCTGGCCGTTGTGGTAGAATCGTTGAATGTTGGCCGGATGACGAGGAGCTACCATCGCCGCTGGGCCTGTGGACCCACCTCAGAGGAGGGAGGACGAAGCAGGGAGCCGCGCCCAACAGGCGCGTGGCAGTTCAACGAATCCCGGTCTCTGTTTCAGTTGGGTTCTGACCGGATCACCAACGCATATCTGGGGTGTGCACTACTCTGATCTCCCTCTCAGGATCCAGAGTAATAATAATATTAATAATAATATATAATATTATTAATATGTGGTGACAGGACTCGACATGGCAGATACTCCGGTGATATCTGTTGTTATACCTCTCTACAACAAAGGGCCTTATATCTCCCGTGCCCTGGACTCTATCCTCAACCAGACATTCCAGGACTTTGAGGTGATCGTGGTGGACGATGGCTCCACCGACGAGGGTGCAGAGATTGTCAGGGGGTTTGACGACTCACGGATCCGGTTGATCCGGCAGGTGAACAGGGGGGTTTCGGCAGCGAGGAACACGGGGATTGAAACTGCCCGGGCTGAGCTGGTAGCATTTCTGGATGCAGATGATGCGTGGATGCCGGGGTTTCTGGAGACGATAATCTCTCTGAGGGAACACTATCCTGATGCCGGTCTCTATGGTACAGCATATGAGGTCCATTTCCCTGCCTCAATCGTGCAGAGGGCCTCTATGAGAGAGGAAGGAGAGAGAGTCCTGTCATCGTATTTTGGTGCACTCGTTCATGCTGGATCCCCCCTGTTTAATTCATCCTCGTTTGCTGCTCCAAAAAATGTCCTTCTGGACGTGGGAGGTTATCCTCTTGATGTAAAATGGAATGAAGATGGCGCATTGTGGGGGAAAATTGCACTTCGGTATCCTGTGGCCTACAGCCCGGACGTCTGCTCTGTTTATAACCAGTACTCTGCAAATAACTCCGTCGGGATCACCGAATATCTCGAGGATCCATTTCTTCAATATCTTTCTACGATCCCTGGAGATGAACTTTTGAGGCGTGGAGATGCAGAAGATCTGCTGGAGTACTGCGATCTGTCTCGACTTGTTGTTATATCACGCAATATCTATTCGGGCCATGGTGCGAGGGCGCGATCTGAACTGTCATCGGTGAAATCACCTCGCTACACCTGGACCAGATACAAACTTCAGGTTTTATCATATATTCCCCGATGTGGGATGCGTCTCATACGCAAGCACGCAAAAACGCTCTCCTACATCAAAAGGAAAATTATTCGCACGTGAAAGTGTCGGCCAGAGATTATGCAGATCTCAGGACAATCGCATCAGCTAATGTAATATCCAGAAACATCGTCGTTCTCATACACTCTCTGCATTTTTTCGAGTTCCTTTAAATATTCTGGTCCCGGTATAACATTGCTCTCAACCTGTTTGTAGTATCCTTCCACCTGTGTAAACATTCGAATCGGTCTATTCTCCATATATCTTCTCCATATAAACACGCTGCCAGAACGATCCGACAGATCCATTGAATCGAAGGGATCATGCTTGTGCCCATAATAGACGCCAATAATACTGACGCCATATCTCAGATCACTAAATACTCTCTCCGAATGGCAAGATATTGTTTCTGCGCCCTTCATCTCTTGAATTGTGTATGTTGTCGAGATTGTTGATTCTTTTAGCCAGAGTGGACTGTCCAGGTTTGCTAAATTACTCGAAGTCGCCGTTAGCATAAAGAACGATAGGCAGGTGAAAACCACAAATATTACACATATCTGCTGCTTTCTGCTCATGAGCATGGAGATATGAATTATGGCAAATGCAGCCATGATCGCTAAAAAGAGGTATTCGAAGACGAACCAGCGGTGAGGAATAATATTTCGTATTCCAAAGAGGGGGAAAACGAAGGTTATCCCCAGAAGCAGTGTCGTGCAGACTAAGATTGAGAATGTCGTCCTTGATCTGAAATCGAAGGATAACCAGTAGAGTGCCCCGATCACTGCCAGGAATATCAGGAGCGCCAGGCCGAGGTTATTGACCAGGCTTTCAGACAGGGGTGGGAGCAGGGCCGCATATTCTGGAGCGGCCTCAGGCCTGTTTAAAAAACCTGCATGTTCTGTAACATAGGTGCTGAGC from Methanofollis liminatans DSM 4140 encodes:
- a CDS encoding polysaccharide pyruvyl transferase family protein; protein product: MVKILATGVQIEENFGGPSILHGLQEVLAELYGNDYELIYYQITPFDGYASRDFNFKVRTVPLSFKNFSFSLLRNKEIKEFIQDLKSSDIIVDLYGICFSDNLNAQKFSYLKFFLNTLYAFRILAIAKLFHKKTVKNTCSFGPMKKKLNQKSAAFACKYLFDVVSARETKSRDALIYDAKVKKEIILSPDIANMMTFSKDKISGEKKVGISTSHQIIRQWKGETGYIECIVNLCRHISQTSGMPIVLIPNEIQPLSDMDDIVVSRKIQDILKKEDIPVEIIDSAHMSSKQLKNIIASCEVLIASRYHSCVAALSSGVPTLVVGWHYKYEELLHWYGQDEWGISADECTSEKLISTFNSFWESRDKSKSIIVAKYPEVRKVVLETGKRLFQKNGDV
- a CDS encoding Coenzyme F420 hydrogenase/dehydrogenase, beta subunit C-terminal domain; translated protein: MIINNISNISSNALCTACGACAGICPSNAIEIVTNTAGYLAAVINTKLCIDCGKCAKICPSNPENKPSIETDDIFHGVCLAGYVGCASDNIIRQRSQSGGIVTALLCYLFEQKEIEGAIVNNLNPETKRPQAVFASSMSEIIEASGSYYAQSSVVKTILEHSDKKSAAVVLGCQAESLQLIREKYPNINLPTYTIGLVCAGQYSGDMIDDLIEQSGCDGEKISEFRFRDKRVGWPGDVHVKTPSGDYWLPKERRHSLKQVYELHRCMVCYDQMNIFCDIVCGDPWGISHKQNPEGYTVVIARTTKGKKILESAAKDGAVILEELSPEDILRGQTVDGRHKTKFYNARDIFREHKWLFPYPDDDFNNIPYASVENKIKMQGELNERLIYTRDLYLTPDREEYLRKIILKKKELQGNILRHLKEKIKRFGRVILR
- a CDS encoding lipopolysaccharide biosynthesis protein, whose translation is MTGKQHERGVTNFFSHLIPIVKRNTYATRAIVFILNNPLYKGALILGSGTAVAQVIGIISMPIITRLYTPSDLGILAVYSSLLAIFGIGATLRYEFAYTLPKEDEDAVNLFGLCLMLLCLTTAGFALTLLFGKELLIYIFDIGPIEQYIWFLLAGFFGMGLYNILNYWAIRRRDYKRITYTKINQGAGGSTCKIFLGILSFGTTGLIIGHIVSQIAGIGTLARVMWRKEQESLKTISLNGMINVAKTYKSFPVFNFPASIINTMSLQLPPLMLLALYDSQVVGFYALAHILVVLPGNVISGSMGQAYLGEASKMVREKSRELRTLYIQTLRHLTVVGIPLIGVPALCAPFVVPIIFGEAWTEVGWYCWPLALMVIAAFVCSPTSFLHIYGYNNWKLIFDITRTLAVIIGFYMCKVLGADVLTTLIAYSLIIVIMYIIMIGLNLKAISNFTSSINTNI
- a CDS encoding glycosyltransferase family protein, with translation MNILLLDIHPPEDSRIKRHIRYLLDEGFNVYSININRHYKDLEEGAFSRAGESGYRKNLSPDQKGMLRTLRHNSYLLSSSITNDIFHMLQTMGMNLDLFTIIHVHDPCLLPAAKKLKKRFEEAKIVYDRHEAYEKYDMPIPILGRKITQVHRSFEKMASRSVDGVVTISDDYVTRCREFFPNAIVTAVPNFSNSNDYSSEVITSKISCYEAGSVTDLVYFGSLGNELDRDIDLIMRIAEDTLSHFQNVRFFMGGHTNNELLLMHFNRLSQEYPGRFQYLGYTPRSDVASITQGAHIGFFLLRPDALYWVKCSPNKIFEYLACGVIPVIRADCYYSDDLASCSLMYDKSAPDENIILGVRELISRPDLVKGMMERAFNLHTKFSFESVQARYLQLYQGLQGNLNEGG
- a CDS encoding glycosyltransferase family 2 protein produces the protein MADTPVISVVIPLYNKGPYISRALDSILNQTFQDFEVIVVDDGSTDEGAEIVRGFDDSRIRLIRQVNRGVSAARNTGIETARAELVAFLDADDAWMPGFLETIISLREHYPDAGLYGTAYEVHFPASIVQRASMREEGERVLSSYFGALVHAGSPLFNSSSFAAPKNVLLDVGGYPLDVKWNEDGALWGKIALRYPVAYSPDVCSVYNQYSANNSVGITEYLEDPFLQYLSTIPGDELLRRGDAEDLLEYCDLSRLVVISRNIYSGHGARARSELSSVKSPRYTWTRYKLQVLSYIPRCGMRLIRKHAKTLSYIKRKIIRT